One Planctomycetota bacterium genomic region harbors:
- a CDS encoding M48 family metallopeptidase gives MWEQIRANKNKSIFLAFFILGILLLIGLVFGEFIAPGGGTLGIAAAIILWVILSLISYFQGGNIMLAISGARKIEHADHPMLFNIVEEMKIASGLPKAPDVYIIDDPSPNAFATGRDAEHSAVAVTSGLLNILNRDELQGVIAHEMGHIKNRDILFMIMIGIMLGVIVLMSDIFLRSLRWGGGRSRRSSGGGQAQALILVIGLVLAILAPIVAQLIYFAISRRREYLADASGALFTRYPEGLASALEKIGASSGRYQLQSANRATAPMYIINPLKAEAASLSATHPPIEERVKILRSMAGGAGYVDFNAAWKKVTRSTANIIPASGLKSLQSVALRGAIGAEAKPEPTKKERVRQTTDLLWSMSNYIFITCLCGTKMKIPPTFSRPEIQCPHCGRMNTLTKPQK, from the coding sequence ATGTGGGAACAAATCAGAGCAAACAAGAATAAATCCATCTTCCTGGCGTTTTTCATACTGGGAATACTGCTCCTTATCGGGCTGGTCTTCGGAGAATTCATCGCGCCCGGAGGCGGAACGCTTGGGATAGCCGCCGCCATAATACTCTGGGTAATCCTTTCTTTAATCAGCTATTTCCAGGGCGGCAATATCATGCTCGCCATAAGCGGCGCCCGGAAAATAGAGCACGCCGACCACCCGATGCTCTTCAATATCGTGGAGGAGATGAAAATCGCCTCCGGCTTACCCAAGGCGCCGGATGTCTATATCATAGACGACCCCTCTCCCAACGCCTTTGCCACCGGACGCGACGCCGAACACTCGGCCGTTGCCGTAACTTCGGGTCTTCTCAATATCCTGAACCGCGATGAACTCCAGGGCGTCATCGCCCATGAAATGGGGCACATCAAAAACCGCGATATCCTTTTTATGATTATGATAGGCATCATGCTCGGCGTCATAGTCCTTATGTCGGATATTTTCCTGCGCTCTTTAAGGTGGGGCGGGGGCAGGAGCCGCCGCTCTTCCGGCGGGGGGCAGGCACAGGCGCTCATACTCGTCATCGGCTTGGTCCTGGCGATCCTGGCGCCCATCGTCGCGCAATTGATTTACTTTGCCATCTCGCGCCGTCGCGAATACCTGGCGGATGCCTCAGGGGCATTATTTACCCGGTATCCGGAAGGATTGGCTAGCGCTCTCGAAAAAATAGGCGCTTCTTCCGGGCGTTATCAACTGCAATCCGCCAACCGGGCAACCGCCCCGATGTATATCATTAATCCATTGAAAGCCGAGGCGGCCTCTCTTTCCGCCACGCATCCGCCGATTGAAGAACGTGTGAAAATATTGAGGAGCATGGCAGGCGGGGCAGGTTATGTGGATTTCAACGCCGCCTGGAAAAAGGTTACCAGGAGCACGGCGAATATCATCCCTGCTTCGGGGCTTAAGTCACTCCAAAGCGTGGCATTACGCGGCGCCATTGGTGCGGAAGCAAAACCTGAACCCACTAAAAAAGAGCGTGTCAGGCAGACTACGGACCTCTTATGGTCGATGAGCAACTATATATTTATCACGTGTTTATGCGGGACAAAGATGAAGATACCGCCCACCTTCAGCCGTCCGGAAATCCAATGTCCCCACTGCGGCAGGATGAACACGCTCACCAAGCCGCAGAAGTAG
- a CDS encoding LemA family protein has translation MGTTGIVLIVAGVLAFILILWFIGAFNGLVRSRNEVKNAWSQIDVQLKRRYDLIPNLVNTVKGYAAHENKTFENIAAARSACMKASASGDIGELGKQEGFLTQALKSLFAVAEAYPELKANQNFLALQEELTSTENKIGFSRQFYNDTVLKMNNLVEQIPSNIVAALGGFKKEVFFEIANAAEKEAPKVSF, from the coding sequence ATGGGAACAACGGGAATTGTCCTGATAGTTGCCGGGGTGCTGGCATTTATCCTGATTCTCTGGTTTATCGGCGCCTTTAACGGGCTCGTCCGCAGCCGCAACGAAGTTAAAAACGCCTGGTCGCAGATTGATGTCCAGCTGAAACGCCGCTACGACCTCATCCCGAACCTGGTCAATACGGTCAAGGGCTATGCCGCGCACGAAAACAAAACCTTTGAAAATATTGCCGCAGCGCGTTCCGCCTGCATGAAGGCATCCGCCTCCGGCGATATCGGCGAACTGGGCAAGCAGGAAGGATTCCTGACCCAGGCGTTAAAGAGCCTCTTTGCCGTTGCCGAGGCATATCCCGAGCTCAAGGCAAACCAGAATTTCCTCGCTTTGCAGGAAGAGCTAACCTCCACGGAAAATAAAATCGGCTTCTCCCGCCAGTTTTATAACGATACCGTCCTTAAGATGAATAATCTGGTGGAACAGATTCCTTCCAATATCGTTGCCGCGCTGGGCGGATTTAAGAAAGAAGTCTTCTTTGAAATAGCGAATGCGGCGGAAAAAGAAGCGCCGAAAGTTAGTTTTTGA
- a CDS encoding zf-TFIIB domain-containing protein — protein sequence MECPVCNEAMIVVEHKGVELDYCSECKGAWFDSGELELLFEAVDLKKLDDLMALPAKEIREQLRPCPICRRKMDKIALGKNPEIIIDRCINKEGLWFDGGELGKVMAQCLPEGCQDQNRVISFLGEIFIK from the coding sequence ATGGAATGCCCTGTCTGCAACGAGGCGATGATTGTGGTCGAGCACAAAGGCGTTGAACTCGATTACTGCAGCGAGTGCAAAGGCGCCTGGTTCGATTCGGGCGAGCTCGAACTCCTCTTTGAAGCTGTAGACCTAAAAAAACTGGACGACCTGATGGCGCTTCCGGCTAAAGAAATACGGGAACAACTCCGGCCCTGCCCGATATGCCGCCGGAAAATGGATAAAATCGCCCTCGGTAAAAACCCGGAAATCATCATCGACCGCTGTATCAATAAGGAAGGCTTATGGTTCGACGGGGGAGAACTCGGAAAAGTCATGGCCCAATGCCTTCCGGAAGGCTGCCAGGACCAGAACAGGGTGATATCTTTTCTCGGTGAGATTTTCATTAAATAA
- a CDS encoding CPBP family intramembrane metalloprotease — protein sequence MSIFIGYAVSGILILSWLGWLSIRYFGSVKSGWALQTPFKPKWLLIIIAATIGLYAFNLMYVIISTALGIELQQQEVVTMVSQTESQAEILMAFLMVCGFGPIMEEIVYRACFYSALKKRFGVLLGIILSSLVFALMHQNLSSLVPIFMVGVTCAIIFEKTKTLMTSAIIHSFFNLLGLIAVYIGG from the coding sequence TTGTCAATATTTATCGGTTACGCAGTTTCCGGCATTTTAATATTGTCGTGGCTTGGCTGGCTTTCCATACGTTATTTCGGAAGCGTCAAAAGCGGCTGGGCGCTGCAAACGCCTTTCAAACCTAAATGGCTATTGATAATCATAGCAGCAACAATCGGGCTTTACGCTTTTAATTTGATGTATGTTATCATCTCGACCGCCCTGGGTATAGAACTTCAGCAACAGGAAGTGGTAACCATGGTATCTCAAACAGAATCGCAAGCTGAAATACTCATGGCGTTTCTTATGGTGTGCGGATTTGGCCCAATCATGGAAGAAATAGTTTACCGGGCATGTTTTTATTCGGCACTTAAAAAGAGATTCGGCGTTCTTTTGGGAATAATTTTAAGCTCACTTGTTTTCGCACTTATGCACCAAAACCTTTCTTCGTTGGTACCGATATTTATGGTAGGGGTAACGTGTGCAATTATCTTTGAAAAAACCAAAACACTGATGACAAGCGCGATTATCCATTCCTTCTTTAATCTTTTGGGGTTAATCGCGGTATATATCGGGGGATAA
- a CDS encoding 4Fe-4S dicluster domain-containing protein codes for MSKMLLTIIKNLFSKPATRKYPFEKRDPFKGSRGKITFDQTKCDHCGDCQRLCPAGAIFVEEKAKQITYDPFRCIYCWVCAENCLQKAIKAEEGYKSPDYKKEKIVVKK; via the coding sequence ATGAGTAAAATGCTTCTGACAATTATTAAGAACCTGTTTTCCAAGCCGGCCACCCGCAAATACCCGTTTGAAAAACGCGACCCGTTTAAGGGTTCCCGCGGCAAAATCACCTTTGACCAGACTAAATGCGACCATTGCGGCGATTGCCAGCGACTATGCCCGGCTGGTGCCATATTCGTTGAAGAAAAGGCCAAACAAATCACCTACGACCCTTTCAGGTGTATTTATTGCTGGGTCTGCGCGGAAAACTGCCTGCAGAAAGCCATTAAAGCCGAGGAAGGCTATAAATCTCCTGACTATAAAAAAGAAAAAATAGTCGTTAAGAAATAA
- a CDS encoding nickel-dependent hydrogenase large subunit — MSHRTVIPFGPQHPVLPEPIQLKLVCEGEKIVEVIPNIGYIHRGIEKGGEIKDFQQTLHLIERTCGICSFIHALTYSQGIEDLLKMEVPPRAKYLRVAWSELSRIHSHLLWLGLLADAIGFESLFMQFWKIRESILDLFELTTGQRVIQSACIIGGVRRNIDDQMASKIKTDLQSVKEALDEMLPVLLEDYSLKARTVGAGMLSKEQAMTLGAVGPTARASGVRQDSRSLNYLPYDELGFEPITETAGDSYARALVRTKEIYQSIGIVLKALDAAPRGELSVPVKSWPNGEAIQRVEQPRGEVFYYIKGNGTRNLERLKIRTPTFANIPTLLVMLPGASMADLPVIVLSIDPCISCTER, encoded by the coding sequence ATGAGCCATCGCACAGTTATCCCGTTCGGTCCCCAGCATCCGGTTCTTCCGGAACCGATCCAGTTGAAACTGGTTTGCGAAGGGGAAAAAATAGTTGAGGTCATTCCCAATATCGGATATATCCATCGCGGAATAGAAAAAGGCGGAGAAATAAAGGATTTCCAGCAGACCCTTCATTTGATTGAACGGACCTGCGGTATCTGCAGTTTCATCCATGCCCTGACTTATTCCCAGGGAATCGAGGACCTCCTGAAAATGGAAGTTCCGCCCCGCGCGAAATACCTGAGGGTCGCCTGGTCTGAACTTTCCAGGATTCACAGCCACCTCTTGTGGCTGGGGCTTCTGGCGGATGCCATCGGATTCGAATCGCTATTCATGCAGTTCTGGAAAATCAGGGAAAGCATCCTGGATTTGTTCGAATTAACCACCGGGCAGCGGGTCATCCAATCCGCCTGTATCATCGGCGGAGTCAGAAGGAATATTGATGACCAGATGGCCTCGAAGATAAAAACAGACCTGCAATCCGTAAAAGAAGCGCTTGATGAAATGCTCCCGGTTCTGTTGGAGGATTATTCGCTTAAAGCCAGGACTGTCGGCGCTGGAATGCTTTCCAAGGAGCAGGCCATGACCCTCGGCGCAGTCGGCCCGACCGCTCGCGCCAGCGGAGTCCGGCAGGATTCAAGATCGCTTAATTATTTGCCCTATGACGAGCTCGGATTCGAACCGATTACCGAAACCGCCGGCGACAGTTACGCCCGCGCCCTGGTAAGGACAAAAGAAATCTACCAATCCATCGGAATAGTCCTGAAGGCGCTTGACGCCGCCCCCAGAGGAGAACTTAGCGTCCCGGTAAAATCGTGGCCGAACGGCGAGGCGATTCAAAGAGTCGAACAGCCCAGGGGCGAGGTTTTCTATTATATCAAAGGCAACGGCACCAGGAATCTGGAAAGGCTCAAAATCCGGACCCCGACTTTCGCCAACATACCAACCCTTTTAGTGATGCTTCCCGGCGCAAGCATGGCGGATTTACCGGTTATCGTTTTATCCATTGACCCGTGCATTTCCTGCACGGAAAGATAA
- a CDS encoding FAD-dependent oxidoreductase gives MKSNSMKDVVEINVTKAELISGIQKMMQAKMRFTTATCIDRKDQTEIIYHFADESSKLSNVRLLTKKGEVIPSISQIYLAATLIENEIHDQFGVEFTGNALDYEQKFLITGDSPRLTLNKLTTDIGICTVQKKARCHDACPAGINVPNYVRLISDGKYKEALEVIYQNNPLPAICGRVCFAPCEINCRQTIQDEAVMIRLLKRFVSDKVGIGIPKPNAPKTGKKVAIIGSGPGGLVAGFYLARKGHSVTIFEALPEPGGYMRVGIPEYRLPRDILAKEIKIIQDQGVEIKTNTRIDNVDTLFQQGFNAVLVATGAHKNMPLGVPGEEVEGVLNCVKFLREVNLGQKVNLGSKVFVVGGGNSAIDAARVALRAGAKEVTMLYRRTQKEMPATPKEIHEALEEGVKLEALCAPTKISRANNKLQITNIRMKLGAPDSSGRPRPEPIPGSEFTIEADSLIAAIGQSAELSPQMGITLAKGGKIDKINKNGVFAAGDLVTGPTSVVEAIRTAREAAASIDKFLGGDGVILKETKTGNPEFIKRIDLEDRLKRCKQVGNPCLKADKRSDNFKEVECGLTEDMALTEAMRCWRCNWTEC, from the coding sequence ATGAAATCAAATTCTATGAAAGATGTGGTTGAAATTAATGTAACCAAAGCCGAACTTATCTCCGGAATCCAGAAAATGATGCAGGCTAAAATGCGCTTTACCACCGCCACCTGCATAGACAGGAAAGACCAGACCGAAATCATTTACCATTTCGCCGATGAGTCAAGCAAGCTGTCCAATGTCCGGCTTCTGACGAAAAAGGGCGAAGTTATCCCTTCGATTTCGCAGATATACCTGGCCGCCACGCTGATTGAAAACGAAATTCACGACCAGTTCGGAGTGGAATTCACCGGAAACGCGCTTGATTACGAGCAGAAATTCCTGATAACGGGCGATTCTCCCAGGCTTACGCTTAATAAACTAACCACGGATATCGGAATCTGCACCGTCCAGAAAAAAGCCCGTTGCCACGATGCCTGCCCGGCCGGCATTAATGTCCCTAATTACGTGCGCCTTATCTCGGACGGCAAATACAAAGAAGCGCTTGAAGTCATTTATCAAAATAATCCACTGCCGGCAATCTGCGGCCGCGTTTGCTTTGCGCCCTGCGAGATAAACTGCCGCCAGACCATACAGGATGAGGCCGTCATGATACGTCTCCTTAAAAGATTCGTCTCGGATAAAGTCGGCATCGGCATTCCGAAGCCCAATGCCCCGAAAACAGGCAAGAAAGTCGCCATCATCGGTTCAGGACCGGGCGGACTGGTTGCCGGATTTTACCTGGCCCGCAAAGGCCATTCGGTAACAATATTCGAAGCGCTGCCCGAACCAGGCGGATATATGAGGGTGGGAATCCCGGAATACCGCCTGCCGCGCGACATTCTCGCCAAAGAAATTAAAATTATCCAGGACCAGGGCGTGGAAATAAAGACCAATACCCGGATAGATAACGTTGATACATTATTCCAGCAGGGCTTTAACGCCGTTCTGGTAGCAACCGGTGCCCACAAAAATATGCCGCTGGGCGTTCCGGGTGAAGAGGTCGAAGGCGTTCTGAATTGCGTCAAATTCTTGAGGGAAGTCAATCTGGGACAGAAAGTAAACCTGGGCAGCAAGGTGTTTGTCGTCGGAGGCGGAAACTCCGCCATAGACGCCGCCCGGGTCGCCCTGCGCGCCGGAGCCAAGGAAGTGACCATGCTTTACCGCAGGACGCAAAAAGAAATGCCCGCTACTCCAAAAGAAATACACGAAGCGCTTGAGGAAGGCGTAAAACTGGAAGCGCTCTGCGCGCCGACTAAAATCAGCCGCGCTAATAACAAACTGCAAATAACCAATATCCGGATGAAACTCGGAGCGCCGGATTCAAGCGGGCGCCCCAGGCCGGAACCGATTCCGGGCAGCGAATTCACTATCGAAGCCGATTCCCTTATCGCCGCTATCGGGCAATCTGCGGAACTTTCTCCCCAGATGGGCATCACCCTGGCTAAAGGCGGTAAAATCGATAAGATTAATAAGAATGGCGTTTTCGCCGCCGGAGACCTGGTGACCGGGCCGACCTCGGTGGTCGAGGCAATCCGGACCGCCCGTGAAGCCGCCGCGTCAATCGATAAATTCCTCGGCGGTGACGGCGTCATACTGAAAGAAACTAAAACCGGCAATCCTGAATTTATCAAACGCATCGACCTTGAAGATAGGTTAAAAAGATGTAAGCAGGTCGGAAATCCCTGCCTCAAGGCCGATAAACGGTCGGATAATTTCAAGGAAGTTGAATGCGGCCTGACCGAAGACATGGCACTGACAGAAGCCATGCGCTGCTGGCGTTGCAATTGGACTGAATGTTAA
- the nuoB gene encoding NADH-quinone oxidoreductase subunit NuoB has protein sequence MGLVTNSRVKSPWILHFDCGSCNGCDIEILACLTPMYDIERFGMVNMGNPKHADVLVVTGSANRRNARVLKNLYEQMPEPKVVIAIGSCACTGGVFNECPNILGGVDKVIPVDVYIPGCAVKPEAIIDGAVLALGKLAEKKAKAKEGVRA, from the coding sequence ATGGGATTAGTGACCAATTCAAGAGTTAAATCTCCCTGGATTCTCCATTTCGATTGCGGCAGCTGTAACGGCTGCGATATCGAAATACTGGCCTGCCTGACTCCGATGTATGATATCGAAAGATTCGGCATGGTCAATATGGGAAACCCCAAGCACGCCGATGTCCTGGTCGTTACCGGCTCGGCTAACCGGCGTAATGCCAGGGTCTTGAAAAATCTTTACGAACAGATGCCTGAACCAAAGGTCGTTATCGCCATCGGAAGTTGCGCCTGCACCGGCGGTGTATTTAACGAATGCCCCAATATTTTGGGCGGCGTTGATAAAGTCATCCCGGTCGATGTCTATATCCCGGGCTGCGCCGTTAAACCGGAGGCAATCATTGATGGGGCGGTCCTGGCGTTGGGTAAACTGGCCGAAAAAAAAGCTAAGGCAAAAGAAGGAGTTAGAGCATGA
- a CDS encoding NADH-quinone oxidoreductase subunit H: protein MTNQILIAIASILAVPIIGGLLRGFDRKMTARMQSRIGPPILQPFYDVIKLWNKEKNITHKNQLIWAYGYFGFIITSILVFALGRDILMMLFVLVLAGVCLVLGALSIKSPYSHLGGNRELIQMLAYEPMLFLIALAVFLSTGSFNVNVIIASGTPLIYSLPLAFIAMVIVMVIKMRKSPFDISLSHHAHQEIVRGPVTEFSGKYLALIELAEWYEMVLLLAILAMFWAMPFWAGIILALAVYFIVLIIDNVFARLTWPILLKFTWTFGIGLVILNILGIYLLRK from the coding sequence ATGACAAACCAGATATTAATCGCGATTGCCAGTATTTTAGCGGTACCCATTATCGGAGGATTGCTGAGAGGATTTGACCGAAAAATGACCGCCCGGATGCAAAGCCGCATCGGGCCGCCGATTCTCCAGCCGTTTTATGACGTGATTAAATTATGGAACAAGGAAAAAAATATCACCCATAAAAACCAATTAATCTGGGCTTACGGGTATTTCGGGTTTATCATTACCAGCATTCTGGTGTTCGCTTTGGGCAGGGATATACTGATGATGCTTTTCGTCCTGGTTTTGGCGGGGGTATGCCTGGTCCTGGGAGCGTTAAGCATTAAATCCCCATACAGCCATCTGGGCGGCAACCGGGAACTCATCCAGATGCTCGCTTACGAGCCGATGCTTTTCCTCATCGCCCTGGCGGTATTCCTGTCAACGGGCAGTTTTAATGTAAATGTAATTATCGCATCGGGGACGCCTTTGATATACTCACTGCCGCTGGCATTTATCGCCATGGTAATCGTTATGGTGATAAAGATGAGGAAATCCCCGTTTGATATTTCGCTTTCGCACCATGCCCACCAGGAAATCGTGCGCGGCCCGGTTACGGAATTCTCCGGCAAATACCTCGCGCTGATTGAATTGGCGGAATGGTACGAAATGGTCCTGCTCCTGGCAATATTGGCCATGTTCTGGGCTATGCCTTTCTGGGCGGGAATCATTCTCGCGCTGGCGGTTTATTTCATCGTCTTGATTATAGATAACGTTTTTGCCAGACTTACTTGGCCGATACTTTTAAAATTCACCTGGACTTTCGGCATTGGGCTGGTAATTCTCAATATTCTGGGTATTTATCTGCTTCGTAAATGA
- a CDS encoding NADH-quinone oxidoreductase subunit L produces MTQQTMLTILILMPIFCGILCYLIREKTFRSLIILFNALLLIIASVFLLKNGGFEFTPSESWNKAITICDFAILLYFLFIGLRTGHVAIIVLSLLQIGPLAYFEYTQGHSLSVTPSIMIDQTAIIMCLIISIVGSLTAIYAVQYMKDHEEHLKLSKSRQPVFFFFFILFLGAMNGLVFSNNLLWLYFFWEVTTLCCYQLIRHDLNTESKANAIRALWMNLVGGVGFIFAIIFLFNIDPNLLSVKEIIKNPSGAAILIPLSLLCLAGFTKSAQVPFQNWLLGAMVAPTPVSALLHSSTMVKAGVYLILRFAPAFQGTALSKMVMLVGAFSFVVTAIIALTQDNAKRLLAYSTIGNLGLIIMCAGINTPLSITAALILLVFHAISKGLLFMCVGTIETFIHSREIERMAELITRLPLLTNITVIGIFTMFLAPFGLLVGKWAATEGLMSVKSTSAFIAVIMLVLGSAATTVFWTKYLGRLINKPIAPKESAPTPLAFLYKFPLISLVILAISLSVLVIPFYNAIIIPAVKQLNYDLILTAGSASLFTEFGSFATWPLFILFGFALVLPLLLLKAPKESVVPVYMCGENAPGDDCAFCTMADKNEPLQTGGLYFMDIICESTMEKVCTSIGVFILVALFWIILR; encoded by the coding sequence ATGACACAACAAACCATGCTGACCATTCTCATTTTAATGCCTATCTTCTGCGGAATTTTATGTTACCTCATAAGAGAAAAAACCTTCCGTTCGCTTATTATACTTTTTAATGCGCTGCTTTTAATTATAGCTTCCGTATTCTTACTTAAAAACGGCGGATTTGAGTTTACGCCTTCTGAATCTTGGAACAAGGCAATTACCATTTGCGATTTCGCAATACTTCTCTATTTCCTTTTTATCGGGCTGCGCACCGGCCATGTCGCAATAATCGTATTAAGCCTTTTACAAATAGGGCCTTTGGCTTATTTCGAATATACCCAGGGCCATTCGCTCAGCGTAACCCCGTCAATCATGATAGACCAAACCGCAATTATCATGTGCCTGATTATTTCAATCGTCGGTTCGCTGACCGCCATCTACGCGGTTCAATATATGAAAGACCACGAAGAACACCTTAAGCTTTCCAAATCACGCCAGCCGGTATTCTTCTTTTTCTTCATACTATTCCTGGGCGCGATGAACGGGCTGGTATTTTCCAATAATCTCTTGTGGTTGTATTTCTTCTGGGAAGTAACCACGCTCTGCTGCTACCAGTTGATTCGCCACGACCTTAATACGGAATCCAAGGCTAACGCCATCAGGGCATTGTGGATGAACCTGGTCGGCGGGGTCGGTTTCATATTCGCTATAATATTTCTGTTCAATATCGACCCTAATTTATTATCGGTTAAAGAAATCATTAAGAACCCGTCCGGCGCGGCTATTTTAATCCCGCTTTCATTATTATGTTTGGCCGGATTCACCAAATCCGCCCAAGTGCCGTTCCAGAATTGGCTGCTCGGCGCGATGGTGGCGCCTACCCCGGTTTCCGCCTTGCTACACTCTTCGACCATGGTCAAAGCCGGAGTATACCTCATTCTACGCTTTGCTCCGGCATTCCAGGGCACGGCGCTTTCTAAAATGGTCATGCTGGTCGGGGCTTTCAGTTTCGTGGTTACGGCAATCATCGCCCTGACCCAGGATAACGCCAAACGTCTCCTGGCATATTCAACCATCGGCAACCTCGGCCTGATTATCATGTGCGCCGGCATTAATACTCCGCTATCCATTACCGCCGCATTGATATTGCTGGTCTTCCACGCCATATCAAAAGGGCTTTTATTCATGTGCGTCGGCACAATAGAAACCTTTATTCACAGCCGCGAGATAGAACGCATGGCCGAATTGATTACCCGGCTTCCGTTGCTTACAAATATAACCGTCATCGGGATATTCACCATGTTCCTGGCGCCGTTCGGGCTGCTGGTAGGCAAATGGGCGGCAACCGAAGGGTTGATGAGCGTAAAATCCACCTCTGCCTTTATCGCGGTCATTATGCTCGTCCTGGGAAGCGCGGCCACCACGGTATTCTGGACTAAATACTTGGGACGCCTGATTAACAAGCCCATCGCGCCCAAGGAAAGCGCCCCGACGCCGCTGGCTTTCCTTTACAAATTCCCGTTGATTTCGCTGGTTATTCTGGCGATTTCCTTAAGCGTTCTGGTCATTCCATTCTATAATGCAATAATTATCCCGGCGGTCAAACAGCTTAATTACGACTTGATTCTTACCGCGGGCAGCGCCAGCCTGTTCACCGAGTTCGGTTCTTTCGCCACCTGGCCGTTGTTTATCCTCTTCGGATTCGCCCTGGTATTGCCTTTATTGCTATTAAAAGCGCCTAAGGAAAGCGTGGTGCCGGTTTATATGTGCGGCGAAAACGCCCCGGGCGACGATTGCGCGTTCTGCACCATGGCCGATAAAAACGAGCCGTTACAAACCGGCGGATTGTACTTTATGGATATTATATGCGAAAGCACCATGGAAAAAGTATGCACATCCATAGGTGTTTTTATATTGGTCGCCCTGTTTTGGATAATATTAAGATAA
- a CDS encoding serine/threonine protein kinase produces the protein MQKEKSDLVGVSFHSTSTYTLVDEIGRGGMGIIFLAEKHTEGVEDKVVLKTVKALSTEHEERLKEEANVATSLRHENIVKTYGLESLPLHLLPEAFRQEIDSLSYAKPHRRYEHYSPIAKLLHKNRNLIMVSSVKPELHKDQRKLFFIAMDYIQGPDLSTLHHEHVRKGLLIPNELIGFVISRICRALAYAHKYIIHRDISPENVLIDHHGVCKLSDFGVAARTKEEMQMLAGKLSYMSPEQIRMEEIDKRTDIFALGLVAYEMLTGIRLYSHPWDLPFGEQRMHVLKQMEKEIIPPHQFRTDIPEILSLIVMKMLAKDKNQRYENMYDVGDMLEQKYLYAKGFGPTNNSLASYISMFYSNFEKYTNEQLRQLNFLKGAEGKLVLKRKIEARFYTPNGLKLVMSRPESTLAKHISKQMAGM, from the coding sequence ATGCAAAAAGAGAAAAGCGATTTGGTAGGCGTTTCTTTCCATTCAACATCAACTTATACGCTCGTTGATGAAATAGGCCGGGGCGGGATGGGAATAATCTTCCTGGCGGAAAAGCATACCGAAGGGGTAGAGGATAAAGTCGTCCTAAAGACGGTCAAGGCTCTTTCTACGGAACATGAAGAGCGTCTTAAGGAAGAAGCTAATGTGGCGACCAGCTTGCGGCATGAAAATATCGTTAAGACATACGGGCTGGAATCACTTCCCTTGCACCTGCTTCCGGAAGCGTTCCGCCAGGAAATAGATTCGCTTTCCTACGCAAAGCCGCACAGGCGCTACGAGCATTATTCGCCGATTGCAAAGCTTTTGCATAAGAACAGAAATTTAATTATGGTGTCTTCGGTAAAGCCGGAATTGCATAAAGACCAGCGGAAGCTGTTTTTTATCGCTATGGATTATATCCAAGGGCCTGATTTGAGCACTTTGCATCATGAGCATGTTCGCAAAGGCCTGCTGATTCCGAATGAATTGATTGGCTTTGTCATCAGCCGGATATGCCGCGCGCTTGCTTACGCCCACAAATACATCATTCACCGTGATATTTCCCCGGAAAATGTTTTGATTGACCATCACGGCGTATGCAAGCTTTCGGATTTCGGCGTGGCCGCCCGGACAAAAGAGGAAATGCAGATGCTTGCCGGCAAACTCTCCTATATGTCGCCGGAACAAATCAGGATGGAAGAAATAGACAAGCGTACGGATATATTTGCGCTTGGACTGGTGGCGTATGAGATGCTAACGGGCATCCGTCTTTATTCTCATCCGTGGGATTTGCCGTTTGGCGAACAGCGTATGCATGTTCTTAAACAGATGGAAAAAGAAATCATACCGCCCCACCAGTTCAGGACCGATATACCGGAAATATTATCGTTGATAGTCATGAAAATGCTTGCCAAAGACAAAAACCAGCGTTATGAAAATATGTATGATGTCGGAGATATGCTTGAACAAAAATACCTTTATGCCAAAGGATTTGGTCCAACTAATAATAGCCTTGCTTCTTATATAAGCATGTTTTACAGCAATTTTGAGAAATATACCAATGAACAGCTCCGGCAGTTGAACTTTCTCAAAGGGGCGGAAGGCAAACTGGTCTTGAAACGCAAGATTGAAGCGCGTTTTTATACTCCCAATGGCTTGAAACTAGTTATGTCCCGCCCGGAATCAACGCTTGCAAAGCATATTTCCAAGCAAATGGCCGGCATGTAA